The segment GCCAACGCGGCGGTGGACCAGGTGACGAAGACCTACGGCGACAAGGTGCGCGTGGTGTTCCGCCAGTTCCCCCTGGAGTTCCACAAGCAGGCGCAGAAGGCCGCGGAGGCCTCGCTGTGCGCCAACGACCAGGGCAAGTTCTGGGAGATGCACGACCAGCTCTTCGCCAACCAGAAGGCGCTGGGCGTGGAAGACCTGAAGAAGCACGCGACCGAGCTGAAGCTGGACACCGCCAAGTTCAACGCCTGCCTCGACTCCGGTGAGAAGGCCGCGCAGGTGAAGGCGGACCTGGCGGACGGCTCCAAGGTGGGCGTCAACGGCACGCCGGCGTTCTTCATCAACGGCATCATGCTGTCGGGCGCGCAGCCCTTCGACGAGTTCAAGAGCATCATCGACGCGGAGCTGTCTGGCGCGAAGAAGTAGCCTGTAACCCCCGGGAGGGATGCGGTGGCGCCCAGACCCAAGGCCACGCCCCGCGTGAGCGGTGAGGCGGCTTCGCTCGAACTGGAGCGGCCGCTCGCCGCCGTCGTCTCTCCCAGCAGGCCCCTCGTGGCGCACTTCCATGCGCCCGAGGGCCTCTTGCTCCTCCCGGAGTCCCACGGCGCGTCCGGCTTCTTCGCCGGCAGCCTGGGGTCGCTCTCGGTCGAGGAGGTCTTCGCTCAAATCCTCTCCGGCATCCGCACCGGCCAGCTCATCGTGCAGCACGGCGCCGTGCGCCGCGCGGTGGCCTTCCGCGACGGGCAGGTGGTGTTCGCCACCTCCAGCGAGCAGTGGGAGCGCCTGGGCGCGGTGATGGTGCGGCTGGGCCTGCTGTCGGACGCGCAGCTGACGGCGGCGCTCGGGCAGGTGACGCCCGCGCGGCGCATCGGCCAGGTGCTCACGTCGCAGGGCATCGTCTCCGAGGCCAGCCTCTACAGCGCGATGACCTTCGTCGTGCGCGAGGTGGTGCTCAACCTCTTCGAGATGCAGGAGGGCAGCTTCCTCTTCCTGGAGGCCCGGACCCCGGCGGTGGACGCGGTGAAGCTGCCGGAGCGCACGCGGGACCTGGTGCTCACCGGCATCAAGCGCGCGGAGGAGACGGGGCGCCTGCGCCGCCGCTTCCCGGACGACATGCGGGCGCTGCCGGGGCCCCAGGGCGCGCTGCCCGGCGAGGAGGCCCTGTTCGCCCGGCTGGGCGGGGGCACGACGCTGGGCGCGCTGCGCGCCGTGTACGCGGGCAGCCAGTACGCCTTCTACAGCGGCGTGGAGGAGTCGGTGCGCGGCGGGCACCTGGCCGTCCAGGCCGCGGAGCCCGCGCCGGCCCCGGGGCCCGCGGTGGAGGGCATGGCCTGGGAGCTGTTGTCCGCGGAGGAGCGCTACAACCTCCTGCTGTCGCTGGTGCACCGCGCGCTGCGCGAGGCGGGCCGCGACGTGGACCTCTTGCGCGGCTTCGTGGAGGCGCCGCCGCCGGGCCTGGAGGACGCGTACCAGGGCGTCACGGTGGGGCCCGACGGGCGCGTGGACGTGGCCCGGCTGCGCGCCAACGTGTCCACCAGCGGCGGCGAGGCGGTGGGCCGGGCGATGGCGCTGGAGGCGCTGGACGCCTTCGTGTCCTACGCGCTGTTCTCCGCGCGCAACGCGCTGCCGACGGACGTGGCGGAGCGGCTGGTGAACACGTACCGCACCTTGCAGGGCGGACTGTCCTAGCGTCCTCCGGCGGACTTTCCTGAGTCGGACACCCACCCTGATGTCCCCCTGGTCAGCCCGGGGTGGGGTGCCCACGTTCGTCCCTACGGCTGGTGGCGGTAGGGGGACGAGCGACATGGGCGTGATGCGGATGTTGGGGTGGGGCGTGCTGCTGTTGAGCACGGCATGTGGCGCGTCCCGGACGGCGGTGGCGAAGGCGGAGCCCGGCACGGGCGGCTCCGGGACTGTCTCCGGGGACCCGGGCGTGGCGTCCACCACGCGACGTTACGTGGACGAGGACCTGGGCTTCGAAATCGTGCGGCCCACGGCGGAGTGGCAGCTGGATGAAACGAATGAGCGCACCCCGGAGGGGCTCGCCATTCCGGTCATCCTGCGCCACCGCGTGTCGGGGGCCCAGGTGGTGCTCCAGGTGGCTCCCGGCGTGGCCACGCCCACCCAGTTCGCCGAGCGGCTGACGCAGGGCCTGCGCCAGCAGCCGGGCTTCACCACCACGGATCCGCAGCCCATCGCGCTGTCGGACAGCGCGGTGGGGTTCGACTTCCAGGTGGGCGACGGCGTGCGTGGCAAGGTGGCCGTGCGCGAGGGCAACGGCGGCCGCGTGCTGATGATGCTCGCCACCTGGCCCACGGAGCTCTCCGAGGACGTGACGGGGAGCGTGGACGAGCTGATGGCCGGCGTCCGTCCGCTGCCCGAGCCGAGCGTGGCCGTGCGCACCCCGCAGCGCGCGCCCGAACCCGAACCCGGCGATCCGCGTTAGGTAGGGGAGCGCGCGAGGAGCCTCGCGCGCTCGAACCCCTGCAACCCGGCAACAACCCACGTCGCCGGGCGCATGCGCACGAGGGGCCTCGTGCGCGCGTGCCCGGCGCTTCCGTGTGTGCGCCTAGCGGGCCGACTTCGCCTTCGCGCGCCTGGCGGCCTTCGTGGGCTCCGCCTTGGGCTCCGGCTGGGAGGCCATCTCCGTGGCCCGCCGCCGCACCAGCTCCACCAGCGTGCGTGCGCCGGAGCCGGTGGCGCCCTTGTTCAGGTAGCCGCGCTCCTTGGGGCTGTTGGACGGACCGGCGATGTCCAGGTGCACCCACGGAATGTCACCGACGAACTCCTTGAGGAAGAGCGCCGCGTTGATGGCGCCGCCCCAGCGCTCGCCGGAGTTCTTCATGTCGGCCACGTCGGAGCGCAGCGCGTCCTTCTGCATGTCGCTGATGGGCAGGCGCCACATCTCCTCGCCCGCGGCCTTCGCGGCGTCCAGCACGCTGTTCACCGTGGCGTCGTCGTCGCCGAACGCGCCCACGATGTAGTTGCCCAGCGCCACCATGCACGCGCCCGTGAGCGTCGCCAGGTCGATGATGGCGGACGGCTCGTGCTCGCCGGCCCAGGTGAGCATGTCGCCCAGCACCAGGCGGCCCTCCGCGTCCGTGTTGGTGATCTCCACCGTCTTGCCGGAGCGCGCCGTGAGGATGTCACCGGGCTTGTACGCGGTGCCAGACGGCATGTTCTCGCACGCGCCGATGAAGGCGTGCACGGGGAAGGGCGGCTTCACCACGCCGCCGATGACCTTCATGGCGGCCAGCACCGCGGCCGAACCCGCCATGTCCGTCTTCATCTCCACCATGCCCTCGGTGGGCTTGAGCGACAGGCCGCCGGAGTCGAAGGTGATGGCCTTGCCCACGAGCGCCAGCGGGGCGCGCTTCGCGTCCTTCGCGTTCTTCGGCGTGTAGACCAGGTGGATGAGCCGGGGCTCCTGCGCGCTGCCCACGGTGACGCCCAGGAACATGCCCATGTTCAGGCGCTCAATCTCCTTGCGCCCGCCAATCTCCGCCTGGAGGCCCGCTTCCTTCGCGGCCTGCTGCGCGGCCTGCGCCAGGCGCACGGGCGTCACCACGTTGGGGGGCTCGTTGACCAGGTCGCGCGCCCAGTTGACGGCCTCCGCCACCTTCAGGCCCAGCGTGAGCGCGTCGTCCAGCGCGCGCGACTTCTGCGTGCCCGGCGGCAGCGCCAGCGTGGCGCTCTTCAGCTTGGGCGACTTGTCCTCGCGCGCCGCGGACTTGTACTTGTCGAAGCGGTAGACGCCCAGCTCCAGGCCCTCCACCACCGCGCGCACCACGTCCTCGGTGCGCTCCGTGGCGGGCACGCGGAAGCCGATGCTGGTGACCTTCAGCCGCTGCGCCGTCTTGGCCGCGCGGCCCGCGGCCAGCCGCAGCACCTCCGGCTGGAAGCGCGCGCGGTTGCCCAGGCCCAGCAGCAGGACGCGCTCATTGCCCAGCCGCCCCAGCGTGTGCAGCAGGAAGGACTGGTCCACCTTCGCCTTGAAGCCCTCCTGGGTGGCGGCGGCGCGCAGCTTGCCGTCCAGGGTCGAGTCGGCGGCGGCCAGCGGCGCAGGGACGGCGTCACCCACCAGCTCGCCCTCGAAGAGGGGGATGACGAGCAGCTCACCGCTCACCGGCGCGGCGTCACCGGAGACGAGACTGAATTGCATGGCGACTTGGACTCCTGGACTAAAAGGGAAGAGAGGGTGATCCCGAAGGGGGCGACTGTAGACGCGCGCCGTGTTGCTCGCAAAGCGCTGGTTGCCACTCCGGCATTGCATTGCCCCGGCGCGCTGGATAGCTGTGCCTTCCCAATGCCCACCTTGCTGCTCCATCTGACGGCCATCGAACGGTTGGCCTCCCACCCGGAAGGGCTCCCCGCGGACTGGGTGCGCGCGTTGTCGGAAGACCTGCCGTATGCGCGCTTTGGCGCCGCGCTGCCGGACCTGCCCCTGTGCGCGGGCGTGCGGGGCGGCCTGTCGCTGCTGCTGCCGGAGGCCGGCTGGCCTCCGCTGGCGCGGCTGTACCACGAGCGCGCGCCGGTGGGCCTGGGCCTGAAGATGGCGGAGCTCGTCGCCACCGGCGCCCTCGTGGGCACCGAGGCGGGGCTGGCCATCCTCGCGGGCTACTTCACGCACATGGCCCTGGACCGGCGCCTGCATCCGCTGGTGGACGCGCTGGTGCTGCGCCACCGCCGCAAGGGGGAGCGCGCCTGGGACGCGCGCCGGCAGGTGGAGTGGGCGCAGACGCTCTTCTTCCTGCGCGAACAGGACGGCACGGACGGTGTGGGCACGGCGCGCCTGCGCGAGAAGTTCCAGGTGGTGAAGAGCGAGGGCATCCCGCTGCGCGGCATTGGCCGGGGCATCTACGAACTGGTGCGCCTGGCGTCCCAGGAGCGCGTGGGCCAGGCCCCCACCAAGGCGGAGCTGGATGGCTGGGTGCGCGGCCTCTATGTCTCCGGCCTCCTGCTCTCCAGTCCCCTGGGGCGGGTGCGCGCCCTGCCGGCGTACACGCAGCTGTCCTTCCAGGAGCTGTACCGCAATGATCAATTCGACTTCACGGCGGAAGTGGACGCGGCGCTGGACGTGACGCGCGGGCTGCTCAAACGGCTCCACGGCTACATGGCGCGCGGCACCTACACCCCACGCACGCGCGCGCGCTTCTTCGAGGAGTTTCCGGAGGGAACCCTGGGCGCCACCGCCGCATAGTGGACGCACGACCCGGGCGTGGGTCCCACGCGATGTTCGCGTGGAGGGCATCCGGCCAATCAAGCCCGTAACCCTGAAAGACCTACCGCTATCCGAAGCGGGGAGTGCCCCCTATCCTCGATAAGGAATGACGGTATTCCTTCTCATGGCGTCGGGCGTGATGGCGGGCGGGTTGGGGGCGCTCCTGGGCATCGGTGGCGGCATCGTCCTGGTGCCGGTGCTGGTGTTGGGTTTCGGAATCCCCCTGGAACAGGCCGTCCCCGCGAGCCTGATGTGCGTGGTGGCCAACTCCTGCGCCGCCGCCGCCAGCTACGTGGAGAACAAGCTGAGCGACCTGCGGCTGGGGCTCACGCTGGAGCTCGCCACGGTGATGGGCGCCATCGTCGGCGGGCTGGTCGCGGCCTTCGTCGCGGAGGCGATGGTGGCGGTGGTGTTCGGCCTCTTCACCCTCTTCGTGTCGTTGCAGATGCTGCTGTTGCGCACGCCGCTCCAGGAGCCGGCGACGACGGCCAACTACGTGCCCTCCAACTACCCGCTGGGCATCTCCGGCTCGTTCATCGCGGGGGGCCTGTCCGCGCTGCTGGGCGTGGGCGGCGGTCCGCTGAAGGTGCCGCTCATGAGCTACGGCATGCGCGTGCCCTTCAAGGTGGCCAGCGCCACCAGCAACCTGATGGTGGGCGTCACCGGGGCCGCGAGCGTCGCGGCCTACGCGTGGCGCGGCCACCTGAACCTGGGCCTCGTCGCGCCGCTGGTGGTGGGCGTGCTGGCCGGCGCGTCGGTGGGCAGCCGCCTGATGCCGAAGGTTCCCACCGCCGTGCTGAAGAAGCTCTTCGCGGCGCTGCTGCTCCTGGTGGCCGGACAGATGTTGTGGAAGGGAGGGGAGGGGTTGTGGCCGAGCGTATGGAGATGAGTGAGGCGAATCCCGTGGCACGCGCAGTTCTCTCGTCGGTGACGGGGCCCGAGGCGGTCCCGCCACCGCGCAACACGCAGCAGTCCGCCGTGGTGGCCCTGCCAGCGCCAGGGGACCGACTGCTGGAGGATCAACTCGAGGACGCCCAGCACCCGCCGGAGTCCCTTGACCACCCGGACGCCCCACCGCGGGCCCGGCGGTGGGCGCGGCGCGCCATGGCCGGTGAGCGGTGGATTGCCCGCGTGCTGCGCACCGGGGCGGTGATGAGCGGGGGGATGTTCGTGGCGTCGCTCGCGCTGGAGCTGCTGCCCCGCGACGAGTCCGTGCACGTGGCCATCGACCTGCTGCGCAAGGGCGCGGCGTCCATGCTGCTGGTGACGCCGGTGGCGCGGCTGGCCATGGCCGGGACGCTGCTGGGCCTGCGCGGCGAGTGGCGCTACACCGCCATCGCCGCCGGGGTGCTGGGCCTGCTGGCGCTCGCGGTGGGCGCGGGCTTCCACGCCTGACGCGAAGGAGCCGCGCGCGGTGTGACTACACGCCGCGCGCGGTGAAGTGCGCCAGGACGTTCTTTACCTTGGCCACGTCGTCGTGGCGGCCCTGGTCCTCGTACAGCGGCAGCACGGCCTCGAACTGCTCGCGGGCCGCGGCGAAGTCCTGGAGGTAGTAGCAGGACAGCCCCAGGTCCCAGCGGGCGCGGGACTCGTAGACGTGGTCGTGCAGCTCCCCGTACCCCTCCACGGCGCGCAGCAGGTGGGGCCGCGCGTTGTCGTGGTGGCCCAGCAGGCCCTCGGACTCGCCCAGCAGCAGGTGCCCCAGCGCCAGCGCCTCCGGGTCCTCTCCCTGCTCCAGGAGCGGCACGGCTTCCAGGAAGCGCTTGCGCGCGGGCTCGTACTCGCCCTTGGCCATGCGCAGATCGCCAATGTCCAGCAGCAGCCGCGCCATGCGCTCCGTGTTGCGCGTCTGGCGGAAGAGGATGAGCGCCTCCTGGTACTTCTCCTCGGCGGCGTCGGCTTCGCCCATGGCGCGCAGGGATTCGCCAATGCAGGCGCGGGTGAGGGCCTCGCCGTCGCGGTCGCGCGCCTCGTTGAAGAGCAGGGCGGCCACGGCCATGTGCTCGATGGCGCCCCGGTGGTCCTCGAAGTGGGCCTTCACCACGCCCAGGCCGAAGAGGGCCTGGGCCTGCCCTGGCTTGTTGCCCGCCGTCTTGAAGAAGCCCAGGGCCTCCTCGTAGTGCTCGCGGCTGGCGGCGTGGTCCTCCAGCATCCCGTGCAGCTCCGCCAGCGACACCAGGCCCTGTCCCACTTCCGAGGGAGAGCCGGTGATGCGCAGGCTGGCGAGCGCGTTCTGCTGCTTGTGGATGGCGTCGGTGATGTGGGCGCGTTCGGCGGTGTCGGGCGGGTGCATGTCAGTTCTCGTGAAGCTTGCGGCGCCGCAGGCCCCTGTCCAGCGAATCCTGCTTCTCGCTCCCGTCAGCGTCGTTGTCCGCGGCCTCGTTCTGGCCGTTGCGCTCGGCCTTCTCCTTCTCGTGGACGAGCAGCGGGGAGAAGAAGCAGTCCTTCTTGGTGTACTCGTCGAAGGCGAAGGCGAAGCGGTAGCTGGCCGCCGCGCGCTGGTTGCAGTCCGTGCGCTCGCAGAAGCGGCAGGAGATGCCGCTGGGGATGGCGTCCTTGCGCAGGTCGTTGGTGGGCAGGCCGTACGCCAGGTACTTCGCGTTCTCCGCGTGCGTGCCCAGGCCGATGGAGTACGCGGTGCCCTTCACGATGGAGCCCTCGATGGGCTGCAACTGCACCTTGGCGAAGCAGAAGTAGGTCGTGCCGTCCGGCATGATGGAGTACTGGCGCGTGATCTGGGACGGGTTCAGGAACGCCAGGTGCACCGCCCACTTCGCGCAGGAGCCACCGCCCGACGCGAAGCGGATGCCGGTGCCGCTGTAGCGCTTGGAGATGTTGCCCGCGATGTCCGCGCGCAGGAAGTGGAAGGGCAGGCCCTGGCGCTTGGGGTCGGACAGGTTGCAGATGCGGTGGGCCACCGTCTCGTACGTGGTGCCGAACACGTTGGAGAGCAGCTCCACGTCGTAGCGCGTGCGCTGCACCTCCTTGAAGAACTCGCTGTAGGGCAGCATCAGCG is part of the Corallococcus soli genome and harbors:
- a CDS encoding DUF4388 domain-containing protein, producing MAPRPKATPRVSGEAASLELERPLAAVVSPSRPLVAHFHAPEGLLLLPESHGASGFFAGSLGSLSVEEVFAQILSGIRTGQLIVQHGAVRRAVAFRDGQVVFATSSEQWERLGAVMVRLGLLSDAQLTAALGQVTPARRIGQVLTSQGIVSEASLYSAMTFVVREVVLNLFEMQEGSFLFLEARTPAVDAVKLPERTRDLVLTGIKRAEETGRLRRRFPDDMRALPGPQGALPGEEALFARLGGGTTLGALRAVYAGSQYAFYSGVEESVRGGHLAVQAAEPAPAPGPAVEGMAWELLSAEERYNLLLSLVHRALREAGRDVDLLRGFVEAPPPGLEDAYQGVTVGPDGRVDVARLRANVSTSGGEAVGRAMALEALDAFVSYALFSARNALPTDVAERLVNTYRTLQGGLS
- a CDS encoding leucyl aminopeptidase, translated to MQFSLVSGDAAPVSGELLVIPLFEGELVGDAVPAPLAAADSTLDGKLRAAATQEGFKAKVDQSFLLHTLGRLGNERVLLLGLGNRARFQPEVLRLAAGRAAKTAQRLKVTSIGFRVPATERTEDVVRAVVEGLELGVYRFDKYKSAAREDKSPKLKSATLALPPGTQKSRALDDALTLGLKVAEAVNWARDLVNEPPNVVTPVRLAQAAQQAAKEAGLQAEIGGRKEIERLNMGMFLGVTVGSAQEPRLIHLVYTPKNAKDAKRAPLALVGKAITFDSGGLSLKPTEGMVEMKTDMAGSAAVLAAMKVIGGVVKPPFPVHAFIGACENMPSGTAYKPGDILTARSGKTVEITNTDAEGRLVLGDMLTWAGEHEPSAIIDLATLTGACMVALGNYIVGAFGDDDATVNSVLDAAKAAGEEMWRLPISDMQKDALRSDVADMKNSGERWGGAINAALFLKEFVGDIPWVHLDIAGPSNSPKERGYLNKGATGSGARTLVELVRRRATEMASQPEPKAEPTKAARRAKAKSAR
- a CDS encoding sulfite exporter TauE/SafE family protein; protein product: MTVFLLMASGVMAGGLGALLGIGGGIVLVPVLVLGFGIPLEQAVPASLMCVVANSCAAAASYVENKLSDLRLGLTLELATVMGAIVGGLVAAFVAEAMVAVVFGLFTLFVSLQMLLLRTPLQEPATTANYVPSNYPLGISGSFIAGGLSALLGVGGGPLKVPLMSYGMRVPFKVASATSNLMVGVTGAASVAAYAWRGHLNLGLVAPLVVGVLAGASVGSRLMPKVPTAVLKKLFAALLLLVAGQMLWKGGEGLWPSVWR
- a CDS encoding tetratricopeptide repeat protein, translated to MHPPDTAERAHITDAIHKQQNALASLRITGSPSEVGQGLVSLAELHGMLEDHAASREHYEEALGFFKTAGNKPGQAQALFGLGVVKAHFEDHRGAIEHMAVAALLFNEARDRDGEALTRACIGESLRAMGEADAAEEKYQEALILFRQTRNTERMARLLLDIGDLRMAKGEYEPARKRFLEAVPLLEQGEDPEALALGHLLLGESEGLLGHHDNARPHLLRAVEGYGELHDHVYESRARWDLGLSCYYLQDFAAAREQFEAVLPLYEDQGRHDDVAKVKNVLAHFTARGV